One Synechococcus sp. JA-2-3B'a(2-13) genomic window carries:
- a CDS encoding LmeA family phospholipid-binding protein codes for MAVDWVSRGVGAAIRALFKHAERLEARVRVEPVAKLLQGRIDSFELLGQHLQMYNGLRLSALELFCNAVAIDFSQIWQGKIKLRQPVQATMRVVLSEDDLAQSFNTPFVLNRLALGKQDDSPLSFHHVHISITPARRLQFQANVQQGEARAFCVGFSAQVEVLERRRIRFTDPVFESGTEEELALSQALVRCLNELLDLDRLALRGTELRVDRVNLQPQQMILYGSATLAQFPTRQPQWESA; via the coding sequence ATGGCTGTCGATTGGGTTAGCCGAGGGGTAGGCGCAGCCATTCGTGCCCTCTTTAAGCATGCAGAGCGGCTGGAGGCGCGCGTGCGAGTGGAGCCTGTTGCCAAATTGTTGCAGGGTCGTATCGACAGCTTTGAACTGTTGGGCCAGCATCTGCAGATGTACAACGGCCTGAGGCTTTCGGCCCTAGAGCTGTTTTGCAACGCGGTGGCCATCGATTTCAGCCAAATTTGGCAGGGGAAGATCAAGCTGCGCCAGCCAGTACAGGCCACAATGCGCGTGGTGCTGAGCGAAGACGATCTGGCGCAATCGTTTAACACACCTTTTGTGCTGAATAGGCTGGCCTTAGGAAAGCAGGATGATAGCCCCCTATCCTTCCATCACGTCCATATCAGCATCACCCCGGCGCGACGACTGCAATTCCAGGCAAATGTACAGCAGGGAGAAGCCAGGGCTTTCTGCGTCGGTTTTTCCGCCCAGGTTGAGGTGCTGGAGCGGCGTCGCATCCGCTTTACAGATCCAGTGTTTGAAAGCGGTACAGAAGAGGAGCTAGCCTTGAGCCAAGCTTTGGTACGCTGCCTGAATGAGCTTCTGGATTTGGATCGGCTCGCCTTGCGAGGCACTGAGCTGCGGGTAGACCGGGTGAACTTGCAGCCCCAGCAGATGATCCTGTACGGCAGTGCCACCCTAGCGCAATTTCCCACACGCCAACCCCAATGGGAAAGTGCTTGA
- a CDS encoding sensor histidine kinase translates to MKQQPLRVLEFWRRRFPHSLRTQVALVIASLSFVPNLVFILSVQWIWPDTQFSTEGILLLLLWIPLLAVLSAVVGYALSSMILRPLTLLARELAHLETLINQPARWNLLLRPGDPQEALILRQAFAQLLRQIQIDQMRREAFTATLVHDLKTPLIAFGHLLSAFKQDQQLEPEQRRALLDRILQENQHNLSLVQKMVEAHRLERGEIELHPRPCDLGSLARKVAERMGSLAQERGIDLRVEGEGWGNADEAELERALVNLVDNALRYARHAVVLIVSPHQIQVQDDGPGLPAPLEELAQPYVTQPIHIAGHHYPTGSGGLGLYIARRILQAHGGDLRLVETGSQGTALALVLR, encoded by the coding sequence TTGAAACAGCAACCACTCCGCGTACTTGAGTTTTGGCGCCGCCGCTTTCCCCACAGCTTGCGCACCCAGGTGGCATTGGTCATTGCCAGCCTTTCGTTCGTCCCCAACTTGGTTTTCATCCTGTCGGTGCAGTGGATCTGGCCCGACACGCAGTTCAGCACTGAAGGGATCCTCCTGCTGCTGCTGTGGATCCCGTTGCTGGCGGTGCTGTCGGCGGTGGTGGGCTATGCTCTGTCCTCCATGATTTTGCGCCCCCTCACCCTGCTGGCCCGCGAGTTGGCTCATTTGGAAACCTTGATTAACCAGCCCGCCCGTTGGAATCTGCTGCTCCGCCCCGGGGATCCCCAGGAAGCCCTGATCTTGCGGCAGGCTTTTGCCCAGTTGCTGCGCCAGATCCAGATCGATCAAATGCGGCGAGAAGCCTTTACCGCTACCCTCGTTCACGACCTCAAAACCCCCCTCATCGCCTTTGGGCACCTGCTGAGCGCCTTTAAACAGGATCAACAGCTCGAGCCGGAGCAACGTCGCGCTCTGCTGGATCGCATCCTGCAGGAAAATCAACACAATCTCTCTCTGGTGCAGAAAATGGTGGAGGCTCACCGCCTGGAGCGGGGAGAGATCGAGTTGCATCCTCGGCCTTGTGATCTGGGATCCCTGGCCAGAAAGGTGGCCGAGCGCATGGGATCCCTGGCCCAGGAGCGGGGGATCGATCTGCGAGTCGAAGGAGAAGGGTGGGGCAACGCCGATGAGGCAGAGCTGGAGCGGGCGCTGGTGAATCTGGTGGACAACGCCTTGCGCTACGCACGCCATGCGGTGGTGTTAATCGTCAGCCCCCACCAGATCCAGGTGCAGGATGATGGCCCCGGCTTGCCGGCTCCCCTAGAAGAGTTGGCCCAACCCTACGTGACCCAGCCCATTCACATTGCCGGCCACCACTACCCAACCGGCTCAGGAGGTCTGGGGCTATATATCGCCAGGCGCATCCTGCAGGCCCACGGGGGGGACTTGCGGTTGGTCGAGACGGGATCCCAAGGGACTGCTCTAGCCCTGGTGTTGCGCTAA